From the genome of Halobaculum halobium, one region includes:
- a CDS encoding sacsin N-terminal ATP-binding-like domain-containing protein codes for MGKDRTGYRFRVSVSGSGSPKQTVEELCRTEHQDLLGALTNESRWSKEADLGVGNQVVASTHESRTVLELIQNARDAIRDGSDDDGRVAVIVGPESLLIANTGRPFELDDDDVFEAVTGLGRSEKLDNSDSIGEKGVGLKSLLQLSERFSVHSVVDDDQLSAQFSRYRAGQMLLAGYDHYLKTNLRNELDVESSVIESYQSILDEILDEEAWSRLPSTPDIDTIAERESTEEQAPPAPSEFLTDLPRLSLFRYPFLISTDREESDATGRLVDALLKTGQSSSSTATPDNKWLEDHADTYQTVVRLDYDDPEWTGLLDSVQNALAESGRDIVDAFETNRRSANVGGLSSDKTPQAQFWDECTDLSASTLVLLGELDEIDFLKLEGDDTEETGSLEISDRREVTIETDSTHQSSIGDDPELSRIPHTVTEETTTTAGTTTHEREFLRYSQTLTPEVHQWLTDEDRDIDAESATIDILLEQPRPEAADWEPTPEPLHLYYPISDVSTPFPFVIHAPFEVSFDRQHLATAEKNQTLLKELPTLIATVSEDLIQSNEATHAPPSGYRSWMPWLVAPIDVAETDAETSLANGIADTLSRLQDTAIVPTDSQEPLQPTATLLDPTRLEAFEALRGRDAAPPIPATEVIANGKAWKADLPESGPSDQSQFNGFLSQIGLTTIIETIAADASEDDLVTVLCDFWKRASTTTPDGGFDAWHVTVEQPTHAELYFEAIAEALAGHGADADDDDENDAEVDAATRLGRHGVPLLPAEKHKEGTSTTESEEATVTRLVRARPSEGQSDDGSRQRSERIVFRRQEPGESQQSMAELPTPPQQLPVYIIPYQNEWVGPLKRHNRRWGTRELEGQAAFYRRVGAEAGGFSGDENGDPDVVGYLADLYKQSTAGQTAEWVTPQPFHNKQFDDVEEVFAYDTLTGTPTDYDAFLERRYVQTIPLPTDDGNQLPAERLVFGPEWAERFSAVADSLASENGVEYPFSGTDDGEAEPAAKFRRWAAAIECRQDFEPTDTPTLAPPSDEQWEAIHAQMDLSEAERKRWELYFLLHLGVQVGPHIDWGWLFPGRGTDDRRTGALSLSEVQSLADADPEFEANPPISPPEDLLERYQTISWRSEHHPAFSAGHSGSCQKDWLDCDIEEWEYNKDLAIPTWWHLTELNPDADRGHREAVRDATALIWPELTATITDTAWYCDGTHYSHQPNTHDATIPALGVVQLQDAALWPVTEPDTDDDPAEPPGGLMPEDLHTARPLITADEQRGAASYLPRLDLDEIIASIESRFDSDGELPNVDIASLPTMLGARPLDGLTPAQAADRLNEFLTSRAVADTHRTYDHQALSAMESTWDSQSNTVPTYGLLRRLTATSQVSRKLTDEEPKRQWIRRDIWHTGVRLPVRWADDSLILHVEEDVPQVEEPELRIYTQQIPQHAREQFANDESIAIVERPSREARAIAYLLGGAPDGPIPPFGIQTETEQPDLGVPEDESEPTAQEQDAIEDLKSTLKPRIIYLLAAYDADVSEPDHRSVYNQLNAIINNPIGIIENPEGTSSRRSTQWSPPTTAEEKPNQIAIYRSAIDEHSDDSTEIPLYLVADGLAQVIDQYSLRDVFENILIKPDYALDYDYAEQKENVRKELSELREQRFKLVQAALRTLLSNIDETASPPELHIDPDDDVEPTLEKMANAPNGTEDTVVNAWVEAFTTAGLAEPVTRHCIAAAATEEFYSRLQYIATALQNASELHRDDLRGHQVWDELDSWPTDSDVEPLRKYLTAVAKIDAFWATYTDSESDVETAFALAVETAANPTAPPAPLTPVIEGIPAGDRVATALRDRLLIELPKQSDGPIPESIITTVAEWHATRHETFAASLSEDDDTSKLLKAFTTALENPTESLATVIDALNGYREDTGGGGGTTSHAKRRELTMQWVSASDAELDDAVNSSLTLEDAPEDGGAPSIGSTSSSTPTSNAEIADDRGREAELLCLARTWNQFRTQDQSTRERILKELTRWRSADIWRMKPVEAIADIETDEPAIVGERPEVVLRQATIPDESAYRTAFRLLFDVSDERGPGFDYIDPFAGMDEKANSDWRPEHMRRVEVKAVTPDRATNGRVKLTGNEFRMARRRGPEPLAGELPKQIRESTDRYLLRLVSLPRAWRSNSANGITVRDIQDFIDYGKFEEDDEPLWEKLRGGEFYVSFGSGD; via the coding sequence GTGGGGAAAGACCGCACAGGCTACAGGTTTAGAGTTTCAGTGAGTGGCTCAGGGTCCCCAAAGCAGACGGTCGAAGAATTATGTCGCACTGAACATCAAGACCTCCTCGGTGCATTAACGAACGAAAGCCGATGGAGCAAGGAGGCGGATCTTGGCGTCGGCAATCAAGTCGTCGCCTCCACGCACGAGAGTCGGACGGTTTTGGAACTCATCCAGAATGCGCGGGACGCGATTCGCGACGGATCCGACGATGACGGACGAGTGGCTGTTATCGTCGGCCCAGAATCCTTACTCATCGCGAACACTGGTCGGCCGTTTGAACTCGACGATGATGATGTGTTCGAGGCGGTCACTGGACTCGGCCGATCGGAGAAACTCGACAACAGCGACTCGATCGGTGAGAAAGGGGTTGGTCTCAAATCGTTACTCCAGCTGAGTGAGCGGTTTTCCGTCCATTCGGTCGTCGATGACGATCAGCTCTCGGCGCAGTTCTCTCGCTATCGCGCGGGCCAGATGCTGTTAGCAGGGTACGACCATTACCTCAAGACAAATCTCAGAAATGAACTCGATGTCGAGAGTTCCGTCATCGAGTCGTATCAGTCTATTCTCGACGAAATCCTAGATGAAGAAGCATGGTCGAGACTCCCATCAACGCCGGATATCGACACCATCGCTGAGCGGGAGTCGACCGAGGAGCAGGCGCCGCCAGCGCCAAGCGAGTTCCTCACCGATTTGCCTCGACTCTCTTTATTCCGGTACCCATTCCTCATCAGTACCGACCGCGAGGAGTCAGATGCAACAGGCCGGCTCGTTGACGCCCTCCTCAAGACAGGTCAATCCTCTTCATCAACCGCAACGCCGGACAACAAATGGCTCGAGGACCATGCCGACACTTACCAGACGGTCGTCCGGCTTGATTATGATGACCCGGAATGGACCGGGTTGCTCGATTCTGTTCAAAACGCACTCGCCGAAAGTGGTCGCGATATCGTCGACGCCTTTGAGACTAACCGGCGAAGCGCAAACGTTGGCGGACTGTCCAGCGACAAGACACCCCAAGCGCAATTCTGGGATGAGTGTACCGACCTCTCTGCGTCAACGCTAGTCCTCCTTGGGGAACTCGACGAAATCGATTTCCTCAAACTCGAGGGCGATGACACCGAGGAAACCGGTTCGCTTGAGATTAGTGACCGCCGGGAAGTGACTATCGAGACCGACAGTACCCACCAGTCGTCCATCGGCGATGATCCCGAACTCTCCCGAATTCCGCATACAGTCACAGAGGAAACGACCACTACTGCCGGCACAACCACCCATGAGCGAGAGTTCCTTCGATACTCACAGACACTGACCCCAGAGGTCCATCAGTGGTTGACGGATGAGGACCGCGACATCGACGCCGAATCGGCAACGATAGATATCCTGCTGGAACAGCCGCGCCCCGAGGCAGCCGATTGGGAACCAACGCCAGAACCTCTCCACCTTTACTACCCAATTTCGGATGTTTCGACGCCGTTCCCGTTCGTAATTCATGCTCCCTTCGAGGTGAGTTTCGATCGCCAACATCTCGCGACTGCTGAAAAAAACCAGACGCTCCTCAAGGAGCTCCCGACGCTCATCGCGACCGTAAGCGAAGACCTCATCCAAAGCAACGAGGCAACTCACGCTCCACCGTCGGGATATCGATCGTGGATGCCGTGGCTTGTTGCCCCCATCGACGTCGCCGAGACTGACGCCGAGACATCGCTCGCAAATGGAATCGCTGACACCCTCAGTCGACTCCAAGACACCGCGATCGTCCCGACTGACTCCCAGGAACCGTTGCAGCCGACGGCGACACTGCTCGACCCGACGCGGTTGGAAGCCTTCGAGGCATTGCGTGGGCGGGATGCCGCGCCGCCGATCCCTGCTACAGAGGTCATCGCGAATGGGAAAGCGTGGAAAGCCGACCTCCCCGAATCGGGGCCGAGTGACCAATCCCAGTTCAACGGGTTCCTTTCCCAGATCGGGTTGACCACGATTATCGAGACGATTGCAGCAGATGCATCGGAGGATGACCTCGTGACGGTCCTCTGTGACTTCTGGAAACGAGCCAGTACAACCACACCGGATGGTGGGTTCGATGCGTGGCATGTGACTGTCGAGCAGCCAACCCACGCAGAGCTGTACTTCGAGGCCATAGCGGAGGCGCTAGCCGGCCACGGCGCAGATGCGGATGACGACGATGAAAACGATGCAGAAGTCGATGCAGCGACCCGCCTCGGTAGACATGGTGTCCCCCTATTGCCGGCAGAGAAACACAAGGAAGGCACATCGACGACTGAGTCGGAGGAGGCAACCGTAACCAGATTAGTTCGCGCGAGGCCTAGCGAGGGGCAATCCGATGATGGATCCCGCCAACGGAGTGAACGCATCGTCTTCCGCCGCCAGGAGCCCGGTGAGTCACAACAATCCATGGCGGAACTCCCCACTCCACCCCAACAATTACCGGTCTATATCATTCCGTATCAAAACGAGTGGGTCGGCCCGCTCAAGCGGCATAACCGACGCTGGGGAACCCGAGAGCTGGAAGGGCAAGCAGCTTTCTATCGCCGTGTCGGCGCCGAAGCGGGTGGGTTCTCGGGCGACGAAAATGGCGACCCAGACGTCGTCGGCTACCTAGCCGATCTATACAAGCAATCCACAGCCGGACAAACTGCCGAGTGGGTGACCCCCCAGCCGTTCCACAACAAGCAGTTCGACGACGTCGAGGAAGTCTTCGCGTATGATACACTCACCGGTACCCCAACGGACTACGATGCGTTTCTCGAGCGACGATACGTGCAGACGATCCCGCTTCCGACCGACGACGGCAACCAACTCCCAGCCGAGCGACTGGTGTTCGGCCCCGAATGGGCGGAGAGATTCAGCGCCGTTGCGGATTCGCTCGCAAGTGAAAATGGCGTCGAGTATCCATTTTCCGGGACTGATGATGGTGAGGCCGAGCCGGCCGCGAAGTTCCGACGATGGGCCGCAGCAATCGAGTGCCGCCAAGACTTCGAACCCACGGACACCCCAACCCTCGCGCCGCCCAGTGACGAGCAGTGGGAGGCCATCCATGCACAGATGGACCTCTCAGAGGCAGAACGCAAGCGGTGGGAACTCTACTTCTTGTTGCATCTGGGCGTCCAGGTCGGCCCCCACATCGATTGGGGATGGCTCTTCCCTGGCCGAGGCACCGACGACCGTCGTACGGGCGCGCTATCACTCTCGGAAGTACAGTCCCTCGCGGATGCCGATCCCGAGTTCGAAGCCAATCCACCGATTTCCCCACCCGAAGACCTGCTGGAGCGGTACCAAACGATTAGTTGGCGCTCAGAACACCATCCAGCGTTCAGTGCCGGCCACTCGGGTAGCTGTCAAAAAGATTGGTTAGACTGCGATATTGAGGAGTGGGAGTACAACAAGGACTTGGCGATCCCAACGTGGTGGCATCTCACGGAACTCAATCCAGACGCTGACCGGGGTCATCGGGAGGCAGTTCGGGATGCGACGGCGCTTATCTGGCCAGAACTCACGGCGACCATCACAGACACTGCTTGGTACTGTGACGGTACGCATTACAGTCACCAACCGAATACACACGACGCCACGATTCCAGCGCTCGGGGTCGTCCAACTACAGGATGCGGCACTCTGGCCGGTCACGGAACCAGATACAGATGACGATCCTGCGGAACCGCCCGGTGGGTTGATGCCAGAGGACCTTCACACAGCAAGGCCACTGATCACCGCCGATGAGCAACGCGGTGCGGCCAGCTATCTGCCACGACTCGATCTCGACGAAATTATCGCAAGCATCGAGTCGCGGTTCGATTCGGATGGAGAACTGCCGAACGTCGACATTGCATCGCTGCCGACAATGCTTGGTGCACGGCCGCTTGATGGACTAACCCCGGCCCAAGCGGCCGATCGACTCAACGAGTTCTTAACCAGCCGTGCGGTTGCCGATACACATCGCACATACGACCATCAAGCGCTTTCGGCGATGGAATCAACATGGGATTCCCAGTCGAATACAGTGCCCACCTATGGATTGTTACGGCGGCTCACGGCGACCTCGCAAGTCAGTCGAAAACTCACTGATGAGGAACCCAAGCGCCAGTGGATTCGTCGAGATATCTGGCATACTGGCGTTCGACTCCCGGTCCGATGGGCCGACGACTCGCTCATCCTCCACGTTGAGGAGGACGTCCCACAAGTCGAGGAGCCTGAGCTACGAATCTACACGCAGCAAATCCCACAGCATGCACGCGAGCAGTTCGCCAATGACGAGTCCATTGCGATCGTCGAACGGCCCAGTCGAGAGGCACGAGCCATTGCATACCTGCTCGGGGGTGCCCCCGATGGGCCAATACCTCCGTTTGGAATTCAAACAGAGACGGAACAACCGGACCTCGGAGTTCCCGAAGACGAGTCCGAGCCAACAGCGCAAGAACAAGATGCGATAGAGGATCTCAAATCCACACTGAAGCCCCGGATAATCTATCTGCTAGCCGCATACGATGCAGATGTATCTGAGCCCGACCATAGATCGGTCTACAACCAGCTTAATGCGATCATCAACAATCCAATCGGGATTATCGAGAACCCAGAAGGTACGAGTTCGAGACGATCAACGCAGTGGTCACCGCCAACCACTGCTGAGGAAAAGCCTAATCAGATCGCTATCTATCGGAGCGCAATCGACGAGCACAGTGACGATTCGACAGAGATCCCGCTATACCTCGTAGCAGATGGCCTTGCCCAAGTTATCGACCAATATTCGCTTAGGGATGTCTTCGAGAACATCCTCATCAAGCCAGATTACGCACTTGATTACGATTACGCCGAACAGAAAGAGAATGTCCGCAAAGAACTCTCTGAGCTCCGAGAACAGCGATTCAAGCTGGTTCAAGCGGCACTAAGAACACTGCTTTCGAACATCGACGAGACGGCAAGCCCACCGGAGTTGCATATCGATCCGGACGACGATGTCGAACCCACGTTGGAGAAAATGGCGAACGCACCGAACGGGACGGAGGACACTGTCGTCAATGCGTGGGTGGAGGCATTCACGACTGCGGGGCTTGCCGAACCGGTCACCCGGCATTGTATTGCGGCCGCAGCGACGGAGGAGTTCTACTCACGACTCCAATATATTGCTACAGCACTCCAGAACGCCTCAGAGCTTCATCGCGATGACTTAAGAGGCCACCAAGTTTGGGATGAACTCGATTCGTGGCCGACCGACAGCGACGTCGAGCCCCTCCGAAAGTACCTCACTGCCGTCGCCAAAATTGACGCCTTCTGGGCGACGTACACAGATAGCGAATCAGATGTAGAAACCGCCTTCGCCCTGGCCGTCGAAACAGCTGCCAACCCAACAGCGCCACCGGCGCCACTGACACCAGTCATAGAGGGCATTCCCGCAGGCGACCGCGTGGCGACAGCGCTCAGGGACCGCTTGCTGATCGAACTCCCAAAACAAAGTGACGGGCCCATTCCCGAGTCCATTATAACGACCGTCGCCGAGTGGCACGCAACCCGCCACGAAACGTTCGCCGCCTCACTAAGTGAGGACGATGACACCAGCAAGCTCCTCAAGGCGTTCACAACGGCGCTCGAGAACCCCACCGAGTCGCTCGCGACTGTTATTGACGCACTGAACGGGTATCGTGAGGACACTGGTGGCGGTGGCGGCACTACGAGCCACGCCAAGCGACGGGAGCTCACCATGCAGTGGGTGTCAGCGTCGGATGCCGAGCTGGATGACGCGGTTAACTCATCTCTCACACTGGAGGATGCACCTGAAGATGGGGGCGCTCCCAGTATTGGATCGACTTCATCTAGCACCCCGACATCAAACGCAGAGATTGCTGATGACCGAGGGCGTGAAGCCGAACTGCTGTGTCTGGCGCGTACGTGGAACCAGTTCCGGACGCAAGACCAATCAACACGAGAGCGAATCCTCAAGGAACTCACTCGATGGCGGAGCGCCGATATCTGGCGAATGAAACCGGTTGAAGCCATCGCCGATATCGAGACAGATGAGCCAGCAATCGTGGGCGAACGGCCGGAAGTGGTCCTTCGACAGGCAACAATCCCAGATGAATCAGCGTATCGGACTGCATTCCGCCTGTTGTTCGACGTCTCTGACGAGCGTGGGCCCGGATTCGATTATATCGACCCTTTCGCCGGCATGGACGAAAAAGCGAACTCTGACTGGCGTCCGGAACATATGAGACGGGTCGAAGTCAAGGCCGTTACACCGGATCGAGCGACTAATGGCCGCGTCAAATTGACCGGAAACGAATTCCGGATGGCCCGCCGGCGAGGTCCCGAACCATTGGCGGGTGAGTTACCGAAGCAAATCCGTGAATCAACAGACCGCTACCTGCTCCGCTTAGTGAGTCTCCCGCGTGCGTGGCGCAGTAACAGTGCGAATGGCATCACAGTTAGAGACATTCAGGACTTCATTGACTACGGGAAATTTGAAGAGGATGATGAACCCCTCTGGGAGAAGCTGCGGGGTGGAGAGTTCTACGTGAGCTTTGGATCTGGCGACTGA
- a CDS encoding ParA family protein: MTESPRGWGVTPSTGIPTIAFGNQKGGTGKTTATINSAAALASRDHDVLAIDMDPQADMTKGLGLGPGDDNDPSSPKNDIPNTLATDDANLLDVLVDNPRTDDTTLSEIMIHSDDYEHLNFDLVPSHKDMGLARDWMDDAGARLSLKVALEELVDDGYDYDFILIDCPPDLSVLTDAAFIAAQNVFLAAQTQATSRDALDDLWDQLESIEDNQQIEIAIVGLLANMYRDDGQSQKFLEAFDESYASLAPIFKLPMRVAIQRAWDNGCDIFEWEDANDQQVERDLFLEVAETMERAFDKTQVEV; this comes from the coding sequence ATGACCGAGTCACCTCGTGGCTGGGGCGTCACACCATCGACTGGCATTCCCACGATCGCCTTCGGTAATCAGAAGGGTGGGACTGGGAAGACAACGGCGACAATAAACAGTGCAGCGGCACTAGCCTCGCGAGATCACGATGTTCTTGCGATCGATATGGACCCACAGGCCGACATGACGAAAGGGCTTGGACTGGGTCCGGGCGATGACAACGATCCATCAAGCCCGAAGAACGACATTCCAAATACGCTCGCTACGGATGATGCAAATCTTCTCGACGTCCTCGTCGACAATCCGCGCACGGACGACACGACTCTTTCAGAAATCATGATCCACAGCGACGATTACGAACACCTGAATTTCGATCTCGTACCGAGCCACAAGGACATGGGGCTTGCCCGGGATTGGATGGACGACGCAGGCGCTCGTCTCTCGTTGAAAGTTGCTCTCGAAGAGTTGGTCGACGACGGCTACGACTACGATTTTATTTTGATCGACTGCCCCCCTGATCTCTCGGTCCTGACAGATGCAGCGTTCATCGCGGCGCAAAACGTCTTCCTGGCTGCGCAAACCCAAGCGACATCCCGGGATGCTCTAGACGATCTCTGGGATCAGCTGGAATCCATCGAGGACAACCAACAGATCGAGATTGCGATCGTGGGACTGCTGGCAAACATGTACAGAGACGATGGTCAGTCACAGAAGTTCCTGGAGGCATTTGACGAGTCATATGCATCACTAGCGCCGATTTTCAAACTTCCAATGCGGGTAGCGATACAGCGCGCGTGGGACAACGGCTGCGATATTTTCGAATGGGAGGACGCGAACGATCAGCAAGTTGAGCGCGATCTTTTCTTGGAGGTTGCTGAAACAATGGAACGGGCGTTCGACAAAACGCAGGTGGAGGTGTAA
- a CDS encoding tyrosine-type recombinase/integrase, with protein MSDATTPEIDRDWEDVDDISWTLLELEELVDAYWAVVAPVMETDGLDPKREKPTHSWLRDHGFRPLLYALREYHDRTFAEFWREDLELDAVESGYDWATNHERTIEALESFLTSRRERKGLADSSIDTLRYRLNRYVAAYCEENDTDDLVTPVARDGDIPAYKAVDACWAAFDRLHADLDGGQTKRRIHLAVSNWYAHLVRRKWAAVNPADGLDDEFDWSNGNDDDTDTPCLATEHVRALYKAADDQEDRLLVLALCAWGLRPNEVASLRARQFVLDVSTDEIPYITFEERKNGPGEVSLLFGKEVLEDRLAMFADYEDWDGYLFPSPHASGDSISRWTVWNRFTQLADQAGLPDEIGGASPSPKMGRRFWYDAYSSSLDVVLGSLDEIAAEQGSASADVVLQNYLSDSRARKLRREYMRDQLAAAFGEE; from the coding sequence GTGAGCGACGCAACGACACCAGAAATCGATCGGGACTGGGAGGACGTCGACGACATCTCGTGGACCCTCCTCGAACTCGAGGAGCTCGTCGACGCGTACTGGGCTGTCGTCGCTCCGGTGATGGAGACAGACGGGCTCGATCCAAAACGAGAGAAACCGACACACAGCTGGCTCCGCGACCACGGCTTCCGACCGCTCCTTTACGCCCTACGGGAGTATCACGACAGGACCTTCGCGGAGTTTTGGCGCGAGGACCTCGAGCTCGACGCCGTAGAATCGGGCTACGACTGGGCAACCAATCACGAACGGACGATCGAGGCACTCGAGTCCTTCCTCACGTCACGGCGAGAGCGCAAGGGCCTTGCAGACTCGTCAATCGATACTCTCCGCTACCGATTGAACCGCTATGTCGCCGCCTACTGCGAGGAAAATGACACCGATGACCTCGTGACCCCCGTTGCTCGGGATGGTGATATCCCAGCCTACAAAGCAGTCGATGCGTGTTGGGCAGCGTTCGACCGCCTGCACGCGGATCTCGACGGTGGGCAAACCAAACGCCGGATTCATCTCGCGGTTTCGAACTGGTATGCGCATCTGGTGCGACGGAAATGGGCAGCGGTGAATCCCGCGGACGGCCTCGACGACGAGTTCGACTGGTCGAACGGTAATGACGATGACACGGATACACCATGTCTCGCAACCGAGCACGTTCGCGCACTCTACAAGGCGGCAGACGACCAGGAGGATCGCCTTCTGGTACTCGCCCTGTGTGCATGGGGTCTACGTCCGAATGAGGTGGCTAGCCTACGAGCGCGTCAGTTCGTCCTCGACGTCTCTACCGACGAAATCCCGTATATTACGTTCGAGGAGCGGAAGAACGGGCCCGGCGAGGTATCTCTCCTCTTCGGTAAAGAGGTACTCGAGGACCGCCTCGCGATGTTCGCCGATTACGAGGACTGGGATGGCTATCTATTTCCGTCGCCACACGCCTCAGGCGACTCGATTTCCCGGTGGACAGTCTGGAACCGCTTCACACAGCTCGCTGACCAAGCCGGACTCCCTGACGAGATTGGTGGTGCATCACCCTCGCCAAAGATGGGGCGACGATTTTGGTATGACGCCTATTCCTCGTCACTCGACGTCGTCCTCGGTAGCCTTGACGAGATCGCGGCCGAGCAAGGAAGCGCGAGTGCCGACGTCGTATTGCAAAATTACCTCTCAGATTCGCGGGCTCGGAAGCTTCGTCGAGAGTATATGCGGGACCAGCTAGCTGCCGCCTTCGGGGAGGAGTGA